From Pseudomonadota bacterium:
GTTGCTGGCTTCGGGTTGAGCGGCGCGCCCGCGCCGCGAGAGGCGATTGTGGAGGCGGCGCCAGCGCCCGCGAATTCGCTCGCCGCGCCGAGTACGCCCACCCCCGTTGCCGCCACCCCCGCCCCCGCAGAACCTGTCGTGGTGGCAGAGGTTGCGCCGGCACCGGAAGTCGTGTGCCGTGAGGTGGAAGTGGTGGACGAGGGTGACATCAAGGATGACAAGAAGATCGCGGGTACTGCCATCGGTGCCGTGGTCGGCGGCGTCGTCGGCAACGCCATGGGTAAGGACGATGGCAAGATCGGCACGGTAGTCGGTGCCGCCGCCGGCGCGGTGGCGG
This genomic window contains:
- a CDS encoding glycine zipper 2TM domain-containing protein; translated protein: MNKSMLGGVLLGIAVATTGAVVAGFGLSGAPAPREAIVEAAPAPANSLAAPSTPTPVAATPAPAEPVVVAEVAPAPEVVCREVEVVDEGDIKDDKKIAGTAIGAVVGGVVGNAMGKDDGKIGTVVGAAAGAVAGRVAQDQYQDGKKVTRYETVCEEVPASN